The following coding sequences are from one Pigmentibacter sp. JX0631 window:
- a CDS encoding dihydrolipoamide acetyltransferase family protein, which yields MATQNVLMPQMGESIQEGTLTRWHKKLGEKVQREEILFEISTDKVDTEIPSPVTGVLVQILAKEGETVSVNSVVAVIDDAATPGAVAEAPKEEKVTKQPQQTVQVASKDVETSNDGTQKVYASPLARKMAEEHALDLSKVQGSGEGNKIVKNDVLAALESKTVSPLVASAAAAATAPAAKASSDHLKSTGGGSEGIVDGVRVNRVPMTGMRKKIAEHMVMSKRTSPHVTSVIEIDLQKIVDVRAKFKDKFEAINGFKLTFMPFFMHAAIEAIKAVPIVNASVDGDTILYKKDINLGCAVALDWGLIVPVIKNASERSFVGLGRELNNLADKARGKKLAPDDVRGGTFSITNYGGFGTVIGQPIINQPQVAIFGIGAMQKKPVVINDAIAIRTMCYCVLSFDHRVIDGSDSGKFLSTVKNVIENWNLPVI from the coding sequence ATGGCAACTCAGAATGTGCTTATGCCTCAAATGGGTGAATCTATTCAAGAAGGAACACTAACCCGCTGGCATAAAAAGTTAGGTGAGAAAGTTCAGAGAGAAGAAATTTTATTTGAAATATCTACAGACAAGGTAGATACAGAAATTCCATCTCCTGTTACTGGCGTTCTTGTCCAAATTTTAGCAAAAGAAGGCGAAACGGTTAGTGTAAATTCTGTAGTTGCGGTCATTGATGATGCTGCAACTCCGGGTGCAGTAGCTGAAGCTCCAAAAGAAGAAAAAGTAACAAAACAACCGCAACAAACTGTTCAAGTTGCCAGCAAAGATGTTGAGACAAGTAATGATGGTACTCAAAAAGTTTATGCGAGTCCTTTAGCAAGAAAAATGGCAGAAGAACACGCTTTAGATTTATCCAAAGTACAGGGATCTGGTGAAGGTAACAAAATTGTTAAAAACGATGTCCTTGCTGCATTAGAATCTAAAACAGTTTCTCCATTAGTCGCTTCTGCGGCAGCAGCTGCTACTGCTCCTGCTGCAAAGGCGAGTTCAGATCATCTCAAATCAACAGGTGGTGGTTCTGAGGGAATTGTTGATGGTGTAAGAGTAAATCGTGTACCAATGACTGGAATGCGTAAGAAAATTGCAGAACATATGGTAATGAGTAAAAGAACAAGTCCACATGTTACTTCAGTAATTGAAATTGATCTGCAAAAAATAGTTGATGTGCGTGCAAAATTTAAAGATAAATTTGAAGCTATAAATGGCTTTAAATTAACCTTTATGCCATTTTTTATGCATGCTGCTATCGAAGCAATTAAAGCTGTTCCCATTGTAAACGCAAGTGTTGATGGTGATACTATTCTCTATAAAAAAGATATTAATTTAGGCTGTGCCGTTGCACTTGATTGGGGCTTAATTGTTCCTGTTATTAAAAATGCTAGTGAGAGAAGTTTTGTCGGATTAGGCAGAGAACTCAATAATTTAGCTGATAAAGCAAGGGGTAAGAAACTTGCTCCTGATGATGTTCGCGGGGGAACATTTTCTATTACAAATTATGGTGGTTTTGGAACTGTTATAGGTCAGCCGATTATCAATCAACCTCAAGTGGCAATCTTTGGAATTGGTGCAATGCAAAAGAAACCAGTCGTCATTAATGATGCTATAGCTATCAGAACGATGTGCTACTGTGTTTTATCATTTGATCACAGAGTTATTGATGGTTCAGATAGTGGTAAATTTTTAAGTACAGTTAAAAATGTAATTGAAAATTGGAATTTACCTGTCATCTAA
- a CDS encoding BMP family ABC transporter substrate-binding protein has translation MNSFHKIIYKYFLCMFFLLKSNFVYANLPIICMVLDVGGKNDKSFNQSAVEGFQQALESLAISKESKFLETHSDQQIQQFLRAFSVDPNCKLIISVGVNPSTHVKALAEKYSDKKYLTIDAEIHSSKKNVRSALFREDQGAFLMGAIAAMKSSTKKVAMIGGMDIPMMKRFGVAYEAGAKHISTKIEVLYTVIGPKTEAWNNPAKAKEIAISLFTQGYDVIFQVAGPSGQGIFQATKEFNIDLEKNKTGNRVHKFFTIGVDSNQNSIIPGAVLTSMLKHVDIAVYMAIKDIVEDRFTSETKYFDLRNGGIDWAYDKYNRILLSGLEIRKINKIRSEIIDGKIKVPDYYELMKKANNKTLN, from the coding sequence ATGAATTCTTTTCATAAAATAATATATAAATACTTTTTATGTATGTTTTTTTTACTAAAATCAAATTTTGTGTATGCAAATTTACCAATAATTTGCATGGTATTAGATGTTGGTGGGAAAAACGATAAATCTTTTAATCAATCCGCAGTTGAAGGATTTCAACAGGCATTAGAATCTCTTGCTATTTCAAAAGAGAGTAAATTTTTAGAGACTCATTCCGATCAACAAATTCAACAATTTTTAAGAGCTTTTAGTGTAGATCCTAATTGCAAATTAATTATTTCTGTAGGAGTTAATCCTTCTACTCATGTTAAGGCTTTAGCAGAAAAATATTCAGATAAAAAATACTTAACAATTGATGCTGAAATTCATTCAAGTAAGAAAAATGTTCGTTCAGCTTTATTTCGAGAAGATCAAGGCGCTTTTTTAATGGGAGCTATTGCCGCAATGAAAAGTTCAACAAAGAAAGTTGCAATGATTGGCGGAATGGATATTCCTATGATGAAACGATTTGGCGTAGCTTATGAAGCAGGCGCTAAACATATTTCTACAAAAATCGAAGTTTTGTATACTGTAATTGGTCCAAAAACCGAGGCCTGGAATAATCCTGCGAAAGCTAAAGAAATAGCAATTTCATTATTTACACAAGGATATGATGTTATATTTCAAGTGGCAGGACCTTCAGGACAAGGAATTTTTCAAGCAACAAAAGAATTCAATATAGATCTTGAAAAAAATAAAACAGGCAATCGTGTTCATAAATTTTTCACCATTGGTGTAGATTCAAATCAAAATTCAATTATCCCAGGAGCTGTATTAACAAGTATGTTGAAACATGTAGATATTGCTGTTTATATGGCAATAAAAGATATCGTTGAAGATAGGTTCACTTCCGAGACTAAATATTTTGATTTGCGCAATGGTGGAATTGATTGGGCCTATGATAAATATAATAGAATTTTACTTAGCGGATTAGAAATAAGAAAAATTAATAAAATAAGGTCAGAAATAATTGATGGGAAAATAAAAGTCCCCGATTATTATGAATTAATGAAAAAAGCAAATAATAAAACTTTAAATTGA
- a CDS encoding transporter substrate-binding domain-containing protein: MICFFKYLTFLVLLFSQFSIFAGNSVRICTEQSPPFVEANRDTGEVKGIDIDVFTYIFNKLGVEYFIEQMPWARCELSLEAGVVDIGIKVSKNPDREKFLFYPENAVWETVFVLFTNNLTKRKYKIKSYDDVKAHKLIVGVIHENSYNSDFWKAFPWVDKPNQLYHPLIEPSLNVESNMKKLAGNRIQLYPQDKNIGIYTAKKLELKNITYYDTVLFKKLYYNTFAKNSKFSHEKYGDIIALMKAYDIELKNLKSSKKYKQFFDKYLK, encoded by the coding sequence ATGATTTGCTTTTTCAAATATCTTACTTTTCTTGTTTTACTTTTTTCGCAATTTTCTATTTTTGCAGGAAACTCAGTTCGGATATGTACAGAACAAAGTCCTCCGTTTGTAGAAGCTAATCGGGACACAGGAGAAGTAAAAGGAATAGATATTGATGTTTTTACATATATATTTAATAAACTAGGGGTGGAATACTTTATTGAACAAATGCCATGGGCCAGATGCGAGTTATCTTTAGAAGCTGGAGTCGTTGACATCGGAATAAAGGTATCAAAAAACCCTGATAGAGAAAAGTTTTTATTCTATCCAGAAAATGCTGTTTGGGAAACCGTATTTGTATTATTTACGAATAATCTAACAAAGAGAAAGTATAAAATTAAAAGTTATGATGATGTTAAAGCACACAAACTTATTGTGGGTGTGATTCATGAAAATTCCTATAATTCTGATTTTTGGAAAGCATTTCCTTGGGTAGATAAGCCGAATCAGCTTTATCATCCACTCATTGAACCTTCCCTAAATGTAGAAAGTAACATGAAAAAATTAGCTGGAAACAGAATACAACTATATCCTCAAGATAAAAATATTGGGATTTATACCGCAAAAAAACTGGAATTAAAAAATATAACATATTATGACACAGTGTTATTTAAAAAACTTTACTACAATACCTTTGCAAAAAATTCTAAATTTTCCCATGAAAAATATGGAGATATTATTGCATTAATGAAAGCCTATGATATAGAATTAAAAAACCTAAAATCAAGCAAAAAGTATAAACAATTTTTTGATAAATATTTAAAGTAA
- the argS gene encoding arginine--tRNA ligase, producing the protein MTTMHDPFKQEIAELIYNELIIISSELNVEFQTKQEDIYKMLTIPPEFSFGQAALPCFPFAKSFRQAPNKIAQILSENLNKKNKKFIKEVACINAYLNFHCNFNQYANQLALDFSSNTYFHKNLLQDNEKEKIVLEYSQPNTHKAMHVGHLRCLVLGDSVANLLEYIGNKVVRATYPGDVGTHVAKVIWYLTHPAKKDLPTQNKTQWLGQIYAEAVDAFKAIEKTEEEAKVKKDISEILHQLNNKSGNYYDLWKETREWSLEELRNIYDWLDTKFDTWYFESECEAPSKELVKRKYAEGVFIKDNGAIGLDLSAWKLGFAMLLKSDGNGLYLTKDIDLITKKFSDPEVTKSIIVVDSRQKLHFQQLFKIAEIMGYPQAAKSVHLSYETVNTEDGKPFSSRQLNGLQLFDLKNKMEQKVTADYLERYKGQWSDVEIEDTAKIITIGALKYGMLRVDNNTQINFSLEEWLKLDGETGPYLQYVHARCSSILDKIGSPSSNSSIEINEIQEHELVFLLSQFNEFALQAGFQNRPSILANYLYDLAKSFNRFYENCPIKNASDNIKNSRLHLVKCSKQAISEGLKLLGIPAPARM; encoded by the coding sequence ATGACAACAATGCATGATCCTTTTAAACAAGAAATCGCTGAACTCATTTATAATGAGTTAATAATTATAAGCTCAGAATTAAATGTAGAATTTCAAACAAAACAAGAAGACATTTATAAAATGTTGACTATACCTCCAGAATTCTCCTTTGGCCAAGCAGCTTTACCTTGTTTTCCATTTGCAAAATCGTTTCGTCAAGCACCAAATAAAATAGCTCAAATTTTAAGTGAAAATTTAAATAAAAAAAATAAAAAATTTATTAAAGAAGTAGCTTGTATTAATGCTTATTTAAATTTCCATTGTAACTTTAATCAATACGCAAACCAATTGGCACTAGATTTCTCAAGCAATACTTATTTTCATAAAAATTTACTGCAAGACAATGAAAAAGAAAAAATTGTATTAGAATACTCTCAACCAAATACGCATAAAGCTATGCATGTAGGACATTTACGTTGTTTAGTGTTAGGTGACTCTGTTGCTAATTTACTAGAGTACATTGGAAATAAAGTCGTACGGGCAACTTACCCCGGTGATGTAGGAACACATGTCGCAAAGGTAATTTGGTATCTTACACATCCCGCAAAAAAAGATTTACCTACTCAAAATAAAACTCAATGGCTTGGGCAAATATATGCTGAAGCAGTCGATGCTTTTAAAGCTATAGAAAAAACCGAAGAAGAAGCAAAAGTTAAAAAAGATATTTCTGAAATATTACATCAACTGAATAATAAATCTGGAAATTACTATGATCTTTGGAAAGAAACTCGTGAATGGAGCCTTGAAGAATTAAGAAACATTTATGATTGGCTAGATACAAAATTTGATACCTGGTACTTTGAAAGCGAATGCGAAGCACCTTCAAAAGAACTAGTAAAAAGGAAATATGCTGAAGGCGTATTTATAAAAGACAACGGAGCAATAGGTTTAGATTTATCCGCATGGAAATTAGGCTTTGCGATGCTCTTAAAATCCGACGGAAATGGATTATATCTTACAAAAGACATTGATCTGATAACTAAAAAATTCTCAGACCCTGAAGTAACAAAATCTATCATTGTCGTGGACTCCCGCCAAAAACTGCACTTCCAACAATTATTTAAAATTGCAGAAATCATGGGCTATCCACAAGCTGCAAAATCAGTACATTTATCTTATGAAACAGTTAATACTGAAGATGGTAAACCCTTTAGTTCAAGACAATTAAATGGATTACAATTATTCGATTTAAAAAATAAGATGGAGCAAAAAGTAACTGCTGATTACTTAGAACGATACAAAGGGCAATGGTCCGATGTAGAAATTGAAGACACTGCTAAAATTATAACAATTGGCGCTCTTAAATATGGTATGTTACGGGTTGATAATAATACTCAAATAAATTTTTCCTTAGAGGAATGGCTTAAACTTGACGGCGAAACAGGACCTTACTTGCAATATGTGCATGCACGTTGTTCAAGTATCTTAGATAAAATTGGATCACCTTCTTCTAACAGCTCAATTGAAATAAATGAAATACAAGAGCATGAATTGGTTTTTCTCTTATCACAATTTAATGAATTTGCTTTACAAGCTGGTTTCCAAAATAGACCATCAATCCTAGCTAATTACTTATATGATCTTGCAAAAAGCTTTAATCGTTTTTACGAAAACTGTCCCATTAAAAATGCCAGCGACAATATTAAAAATTCCCGTTTACATTTAGTTAAATGCTCAAAACAAGCAATTTCAGAAGGATTAAAATTACTTGGAATTCCTGCACCTGCTAGAATGTAA
- the radA gene encoding DNA repair protein RadA, translating to MKNSLKQIFVCNSCGSIHPKWLGKCPDCDAWNSIHEETVQKNQYQQNINGNKADIKPLPKVEEKLERRLFCGVPELDRVLGGGLVVGSLILLSGDPGIGKSTLLLQALNGLAQRGYRVLYASGEESCTQIKLRAERLGSLHMNILVTNETNILAILEAAKTTKPEVLVIDSIQTVYNPELPGSPGNVSQVRECTNLILQNAKSQNISTFVIGHVTKEGNIAGPKLLEHLVDTVMHLEGDYSSGYRILRAQKNRFGSTGEIGVFAMQGHGLVDIPNPSSLFLDQNKKGCEGSAVTITMEGTRPILLEVQVLVGKTSFASPRRLATGFDTNRFTILLAVLEKRAGLFLSTQDVYANITGGFKIYETAIDLATAAAVTSSLFNKLLPAKSAYFGEVGLSGEIRMVNHALARIQEAQKLGFEKVFIPSQNYQLEQPHILKLIEKSEHPFFVIPVEHINEIVHKDR from the coding sequence ATGAAAAATTCTTTAAAACAGATTTTCGTCTGCAATTCATGCGGATCAATTCATCCCAAATGGTTAGGTAAATGTCCTGATTGTGACGCTTGGAATTCTATCCATGAAGAAACAGTCCAAAAAAATCAGTATCAACAAAATATAAATGGCAATAAGGCGGATATAAAACCCCTTCCAAAAGTTGAAGAAAAATTAGAAAGACGTTTATTTTGTGGTGTTCCTGAGCTGGATAGAGTTTTAGGTGGGGGTTTGGTTGTAGGAAGTTTAATTTTACTGAGTGGTGATCCAGGAATTGGCAAATCAACTCTGCTTTTGCAAGCTTTAAATGGATTAGCCCAACGTGGATACAGGGTTCTTTACGCCAGCGGTGAAGAAAGTTGTACCCAAATAAAACTTAGAGCCGAAAGACTTGGCTCCTTGCATATGAATATCCTTGTAACAAATGAAACAAATATTTTGGCCATTCTAGAAGCAGCAAAAACAACAAAACCAGAAGTTTTAGTCATAGATTCTATCCAAACCGTATATAACCCAGAACTGCCTGGAAGTCCTGGAAATGTTAGCCAAGTGCGTGAATGTACTAATCTAATTTTACAAAATGCAAAAAGCCAAAATATCTCAACCTTTGTTATTGGCCACGTAACAAAAGAAGGTAACATAGCAGGTCCAAAATTACTTGAACATCTAGTTGATACTGTAATGCATTTAGAAGGTGATTATTCTAGTGGTTATCGCATATTAAGAGCACAAAAAAATCGCTTTGGTTCTACAGGAGAAATAGGAGTTTTTGCCATGCAAGGCCATGGTCTCGTTGATATCCCTAATCCTAGTTCACTCTTTTTAGATCAAAATAAGAAAGGTTGTGAAGGTTCTGCTGTCACTATTACAATGGAAGGCACGCGCCCCATTTTACTTGAAGTCCAAGTACTTGTTGGAAAGACATCTTTTGCATCTCCGAGACGATTGGCAACTGGATTTGATACCAATCGTTTTACAATTTTACTTGCAGTACTTGAAAAAAGAGCTGGTCTATTTTTATCCACTCAAGATGTTTATGCAAACATTACTGGTGGTTTTAAAATATATGAAACTGCAATCGATCTAGCAACTGCGGCCGCAGTAACTTCAAGCCTATTTAACAAACTTTTACCAGCAAAATCAGCTTATTTTGGGGAAGTAGGATTGTCTGGAGAAATACGAATGGTAAATCATGCGTTAGCGAGAATCCAAGAAGCGCAGAAGCTCGGGTTTGAAAAAGTTTTTATTCCGTCCCAAAATTATCAATTAGAACAGCCTCATATATTGAAACTTATAGAAAAATCTGAACATCCTTTTTTTGTAATTCCAGTAGAACATATTAATGAAATAGTTCACAAGGATAGATAA
- a CDS encoding TRAM domain-containing protein has product MQRNRSKQKSLSKTSLSHTTAKKNDRETITAYDLATDGKAIAKGEDQIIVFVKDLLPGEKAKVEIIKKKSTYKLAILAKLETTASFRSLPPCQYYELCGGCQLQHISPELQTNFKLKWFFETLKRIGKWNHSHFSKAEQILEVVYLKKEYYRRRIRLHFDGKNLGFKQSSSNKVINISKCLISTELINHKIEFIKKTLLKCVSLLENKHWECEIEVTESDDGKIVINIADIFNFEKSLQVGNIHKIIEKNLEINQDQHILIKHPDLQKFKLKKQSFVQPHINCIFHYYKYIKMSIDFFLKKNQNKIQNFITYDLYSGAGVFTGIPYFVGQQYNLKINCYGIEGIKEAIDSLNQNYKNFPVQGKTQNVDDFINEQFQLKSQDPNNYQGIHILILDPPRAGCTIPNMQKIVELCAKNALILYLACDPASFARDSRVLLEGGFQLNNLTLFDSFGHTTHYEVLGCFEKNE; this is encoded by the coding sequence ATGCAACGTAATCGATCTAAACAAAAATCTCTTTCAAAGACCTCACTTTCTCATACTACTGCAAAAAAAAATGATAGAGAAACAATTACTGCTTATGATTTAGCTACAGATGGCAAAGCTATTGCAAAAGGTGAAGATCAAATTATTGTTTTTGTCAAAGATCTTTTACCTGGAGAAAAAGCTAAAGTAGAAATTATCAAGAAAAAATCTACTTATAAACTCGCAATTTTAGCAAAATTAGAAACAACCGCTTCCTTTAGATCGCTACCACCTTGTCAATATTATGAATTATGTGGTGGTTGCCAATTACAACATATTTCTCCTGAATTACAAACGAATTTTAAATTAAAATGGTTTTTTGAAACTTTAAAACGAATTGGTAAATGGAATCATTCTCATTTTAGTAAAGCAGAACAAATTCTTGAAGTTGTTTACTTAAAGAAAGAATATTATCGTCGAAGGATTCGGTTACATTTTGATGGAAAAAATCTTGGCTTTAAACAAAGCAGTTCAAATAAAGTAATAAATATTTCAAAGTGTTTAATTTCTACAGAATTGATTAATCATAAAATAGAATTCATAAAAAAAACTCTGCTAAAATGTGTTTCACTTCTAGAAAATAAACATTGGGAATGTGAAATTGAAGTCACTGAAAGTGATGATGGGAAAATAGTAATAAATATTGCTGATATTTTTAATTTTGAAAAATCTTTACAAGTAGGAAATATTCATAAAATTATTGAAAAAAATCTTGAAATCAATCAAGATCAACACATATTAATAAAACATCCGGATTTACAAAAATTTAAATTAAAAAAACAAAGTTTTGTTCAACCGCACATAAATTGTATTTTTCATTACTACAAATATATAAAAATGAGTATCGATTTTTTTCTCAAAAAAAATCAAAATAAAATTCAAAATTTTATCACTTATGACTTATATTCTGGTGCTGGAGTTTTTACAGGAATTCCTTACTTTGTTGGTCAACAATATAATTTAAAAATTAATTGCTATGGAATTGAAGGCATAAAAGAAGCAATTGATTCATTAAATCAAAACTATAAAAATTTTCCTGTGCAAGGAAAAACACAAAATGTCGATGATTTTATAAATGAACAATTTCAATTAAAGTCTCAAGATCCAAATAATTATCAGGGAATTCATATCTTAATTTTAGATCCTCCACGTGCAGGCTGTACAATTCCTAATATGCAGAAAATAGTCGAACTCTGTGCAAAAAATGCTCTTATTTTGTATCTGGCTTGTGATCCAGCAAGTTTTGCAAGAGACTCACGTGTGCTCTTAGAAGGTGGCTTTCAATTAAACAATCTAACATTATTTGATTCCTTCGGTCATACTACACACTACGAAGTATTAGGTTGTTTCGAAAAAAATGAGTAA
- a CDS encoding FapA family protein has protein sequence MNSPEPPKSPTAPASSPSVKKFFQIVAAPDGMEAFIPAKSNISPEVAKLTFEQLSAYLVKLGFSAKPSQQAFQELIQCAASKQKQFEKNFILIKGSPYMPAKPATIKWLNPITMPKDLVRPGIPFGIIKQPTPASLAKTIYGEELPNVLPLTGEKVDEKKVITTHPEFILDKNGEIKCAKGGQAVIQHDGKIDYIDFYTVKDVRPDQFHKVHFPCSVVVKCELQGSLDWVVDGDLTLEEFWSASKIQVKGNVKAKSGIQTNNPTDETKAVQIQGNLEAVFIQSSCFIIEGNVKVEKAILASKVITNGNLECLGDPGKIAGSEIIMNKGTINAKNIGSEKEKPTYVKYLSEESAKNSKVEALSEGTRIQIRKSNIIIKFTQPWPPPNQ, from the coding sequence ATGAATTCACCAGAACCACCTAAAAGTCCAACAGCGCCCGCTTCCTCTCCATCAGTAAAAAAATTCTTTCAAATAGTTGCTGCACCTGATGGCATGGAAGCATTTATCCCTGCAAAATCAAATATTAGTCCTGAAGTCGCAAAATTAACATTTGAACAATTATCTGCATACTTAGTAAAATTAGGTTTCTCTGCCAAACCTTCTCAACAGGCATTTCAAGAACTTATTCAATGCGCTGCTTCAAAACAAAAGCAATTTGAAAAAAATTTCATATTAATTAAAGGCAGTCCTTATATGCCTGCAAAACCAGCAACAATTAAATGGTTAAATCCTATTACTATGCCAAAAGATTTAGTAAGACCAGGAATACCCTTTGGAATCATTAAACAACCAACTCCTGCCAGTTTGGCAAAAACAATCTATGGTGAAGAATTACCTAACGTACTACCTTTAACTGGAGAAAAAGTTGATGAAAAAAAAGTTATTACAACTCATCCTGAATTTATTCTCGATAAAAATGGTGAAATAAAATGTGCTAAAGGCGGACAAGCTGTGATCCAACATGACGGAAAAATCGATTACATTGATTTTTATACTGTAAAAGATGTTCGCCCCGATCAATTTCATAAAGTTCACTTCCCTTGTAGCGTCGTTGTTAAATGTGAATTACAAGGATCTCTTGATTGGGTTGTTGATGGTGATTTAACTCTTGAAGAATTTTGGTCTGCTTCCAAAATTCAAGTTAAAGGCAATGTTAAAGCAAAAAGTGGAATACAAACAAATAATCCAACAGATGAAACAAAAGCTGTTCAAATTCAAGGAAATCTTGAAGCTGTTTTTATTCAATCAAGTTGTTTTATTATTGAAGGTAACGTAAAAGTTGAAAAAGCTATTTTAGCTTCAAAGGTGATTACGAATGGTAATTTGGAATGCCTTGGAGATCCCGGCAAAATAGCGGGATCAGAAATTATCATGAATAAAGGAACGATAAATGCTAAAAACATTGGTAGTGAAAAAGAAAAACCTACATATGTTAAATATTTATCAGAAGAAAGTGCAAAAAACTCGAAAGTTGAAGCTCTTTCTGAAGGAACACGTATTCAAATTCGGAAATCAAATATAATTATTAAATTTACACAACCTTGGCCACCACCAAATCAATAG
- a CDS encoding undecaprenyl-phosphate glucose phosphotransferase, giving the protein MIISRHVEKLNIYRAILDFAIIAFSWIFAFVLRFNFEIIALTKGSDSLFNYLKLLPILITCYFFIFLSSGIYKKNLIKKKIWEENYLLTKQHTISFFIFVTLSYFIYDHRYSRFTLVIFFVLVLIFLPIGRSIIRKLNRLYLKHSKNKKNAIIIGEGPNSTSLAKIIQSHSDWNLKLAATHSFSEITAIDDYLRKTPVNLIFIVPNAKETIKVNEIYKHLDKSLADIFLIPYTGEKTFFSPNPIQFDGITALSLNSSQLHSFGLILKRMFDICFSLLFLLCFSPIYLICAILVRISSPGPIFFKQERMGLDGKKFNCLKFRGMFVDAEAKSGPVWAKSNDNRTTSVGKWLRKTSLDEIPQFINVLKGEMSVVGPRPERPVFVDDFKEQIPGYLLRHKVKAGITGWAQINGWRGNTSLEKRIECDLWYIQNWNFWLDMKIVLLTPLKGLIHPNAY; this is encoded by the coding sequence ATGATTATTAGTAGGCATGTAGAAAAATTAAATATTTATAGAGCTATTTTAGATTTTGCTATAATAGCATTTTCTTGGATATTTGCTTTTGTATTGCGTTTCAATTTTGAAATAATCGCACTTACAAAAGGAAGCGATTCCTTATTTAATTATCTTAAATTACTACCAATTTTAATAACCTGTTATTTTTTTATTTTTTTATCTTCAGGCATTTATAAAAAGAATTTAATAAAGAAGAAAATTTGGGAAGAAAACTATCTTTTAACCAAGCAACACACTATCTCTTTTTTTATTTTTGTTACATTATCTTATTTTATTTATGATCACAGATATAGTCGTTTTACTTTAGTAATATTTTTTGTTCTTGTGTTGATCTTTCTGCCAATTGGCAGAAGTATAATTCGAAAACTTAACAGGCTCTATTTAAAGCATAGTAAAAATAAAAAAAATGCTATCATTATTGGTGAAGGGCCAAATTCAACATCTTTAGCTAAAATTATTCAATCACATTCTGATTGGAATTTAAAATTAGCTGCAACTCATTCTTTTTCTGAAATAACTGCTATAGATGATTATTTAAGAAAAACTCCTGTAAATTTAATTTTTATAGTTCCTAATGCAAAAGAAACTATTAAAGTAAACGAAATTTACAAACATTTAGATAAAAGTTTAGCTGATATTTTCCTTATTCCTTACACAGGTGAAAAAACTTTTTTTAGCCCCAATCCAATTCAATTCGATGGAATTACGGCTCTTTCGTTAAATTCTTCCCAGCTCCACAGTTTTGGCTTAATTTTAAAACGCATGTTTGATATCTGTTTTTCTCTTCTTTTTTTGCTTTGCTTCTCCCCTATCTACTTAATTTGCGCAATTTTAGTTCGCATTAGCAGCCCTGGGCCTATCTTTTTCAAGCAAGAAAGAATGGGATTAGATGGAAAAAAATTTAATTGCCTTAAATTCAGAGGAATGTTTGTAGATGCCGAAGCAAAATCAGGACCAGTTTGGGCAAAATCAAATGATAATCGAACTACTTCAGTTGGTAAGTGGCTTAGAAAAACAAGTTTGGATGAAATTCCACAATTTATAAATGTGCTAAAAGGTGAGATGAGTGTTGTGGGACCAAGACCTGAACGACCTGTCTTTGTTGATGATTTTAAAGAGCAAATACCAGGATATCTGCTGCGACATAAAGTAAAGGCAGGTATAACCGGCTGGGCACAGATAAATGGTTGGCGAGGAAATACATCTTTAGAAAAAAGAATTGAATGTGATCTTTGGTATATTCAAAATTGGAATTTTTGGTTAGATATGAAAATCGTATTATTAACCCCCTTGAAAGGGCTCATCCATCCTAACGCATATTAA